From the Manis javanica isolate MJ-LG chromosome 13, MJ_LKY, whole genome shotgun sequence genome, one window contains:
- the CCN2 gene encoding CCN family member 2 has product MSLFVWDSIQLIGEPEPPGAYKSLGPPAPASHNNSSCREKAASATLNAGDRPPPARRQPPQPTAPEHSPPRPGPSRPEPASQRPAVRAPPAARSAPTMSAVRFSFVLLLALCSRPSSGQDCSGRCQCAAAPAPRCPAGVSLVLDGCGCCRVCAKQLGELCTERDPCDPHKGLFCDFGSPANRKIGVCTAKDGAPCVFGGTVYRSGESFQSSCKYQCTCLDGAVGCVPLCSMDVRLPSPDCPFPRRVKLPGKCCEEWVCDKPKDHTVVGPALAAYRLEDTFGPDPTMIRANCLVQTTEWSACSKTCGMGISTRVTNDNAFCRLEKQSRLCMVRPCEADLEENIKKGKKCIRTPKISKPVKFQLSGCTSVKTYRAKFCGVCTDGRCCTPHRTTTLPVEFKCPDGEVMKKSMMFIKTCACHYNCPGDNDIFESLYYKKMYGDMA; this is encoded by the exons ATGTCCCTGTTTGTGTGGGACTCCATTCAGCTCATTGGCGAGCCGGAGCCGCCCGGAGCGTATAAAAGCCTGGGGCCGCCCGCCCCAGCCTCACACAACAACTCTTCctgcagagagaaggcagccagTGCAACTCTAAACGCAGGAGACCGACCGCCTCCAGCCCGACGGCAGCCGCCCCAGCCGACAGCGCCAGAACACAGCCCGCCGCGTCCAGGCCCCAGTCGGCCCGAGCCCGCGTCTCAGCGCCCGGCCGTCCGCGCCCCACCCGCCGCCCGCAGCGCCCCGACCATGTCCGCCGTCCGCTTCTCCTTCGTGCTCCTGCTCGCCCTCTGCAGCCGG CCCTCCTCCGGCCAGGACTGCAGCGGCCGATGCCAGTGCGCGGCCGCGCCGGCGCCGCGGTGCCCGGCCGGCGTCAGCCTCGTGCTGGACGGCTGCGGCTGCTGCCGGGTGTGCGCCAAGCAGCTGGGCGAGCTGTGCACCGAGCGCGACCCCTGCGATCCGCACAAGGGCCTCTTCTGCGACTTCGGCTCTCCAGCCAACCGCAAGATCGGCGTGTGCACCG CCAAAGATGGTGCCCCCTGCGTCTTCGGAGGGACGGTGTACCGGAGCGGAGAGTCCTTCCAGAGCAGCTGCAAATACCAATGCACTTGCCTGGACGGGGCAGTGGGCTGCGTGCCCCTGTGCAGCATGGATGTTCGCCTGCCCAGCCCTGACTGCCCCTTCCCTCGGAGGGTCAAGCTGCCCGGGAAATGCTGTGAGGAGTGGGTGTGCGATAAGCCCAAGGACCACACTGTGGTTGGCCCTGCCCTCGCAG CATACCGGCTGGAAGACACGTTTGGCCCAGACCCAACTATGATTCGGGCCAACTGCCTGGTCCAGACCACAGAGTGGAGTGCCTGTTCCAAGACCTGTGGGATGGGCATCTCCACCCGGGTGACCAATGACAACGCCTTCTGCAGGCTGGAGAAGCAGAGCCGCCTGTGCATGGTCAGGCCTTGCGAAGCTGACCTGGAGGAGAACATCAAG AAAGGTAAAAAGTGCATCCGTACCCCTAAAATCTCCAAGCCTGTCAAGTTTCAGCTTTCTGGCTGCACCAGTGTCAAGACTTACCGTGCCAAGTTCTGCGGGGTGTGCACAGATGGCCGGTGCTGCACCCCCCACAGAACCACCACTCTCCCTGTGGAGTTCAAATGCCCTGATGGTGAGGTCATGAAGAAGAGCATGATGTTCATCAAGACCTGTGCCTGCCATTACAACTGTCCTGGAGACAATGATATCTTTGAGTCACTGTACTACAAGAAGATGTATGGAGACATGGCATAA